One Vitis vinifera cultivar Pinot Noir 40024 chromosome 15, ASM3070453v1 genomic window, gctcttcaagagttccaacaagatttaagtcatcaacatacaacatacactgcaataattgcaaatccggtttctaatttcttaatgaagatgcatgggcatatgggattattcacatacccttcttttagcaagtattcgctaaggcgattgtaccacatgcgtccagattgctttaatccatataaggatcgttgtaacttgattgagtacatgctacgagaCTTTGTACTATTTGCTccaggcaatttaaatccttcagagattttcatgtatatatcattatctatggatccgtataaatatgttgtaatcaTCCATGAAATGCATATCCAGTCCTTCTAAGActaccaaactaattaagaaacgaaatgtgattgcatccatgacgggagaatatgtttcctcgtagtcaataccaagtctctacgagaaaccttgtgcttctaatcgcgctttatatcttatgatctcattattcttattgcatttttatacaaatacccatttgtacccaataggctttacatcttcaggtgtttagactataggtccaaaaacttctcgttttgttagTGAGTTTAATTCTGCctgtatagcttctttccattttggccaatcatttctatgtcgacattcttccacatttcgtgattcgggatcttcatcatttcttatgacttcataggccacttggaaagcaaaaatattgttaataacaatattatttcaatcccatttttctctcgtgtgtacataacttactgagatctcacaattttcaggtacttgTGCCTTTTCAGGGGCTTCTTGtttaatatgtgcctcttcgggagctgttcaatatgtgcctcttcaggggctttctgcattatttgtgcctTTTATaaggctatagatttatcaattttaaattgatcagtcattttgatggtttcttctagagtgccaagtttttcttgggttctcctcttccggggagttacatcatttgagccgacaggtctaccacacttcaggcgtatcttagattcatttgttaactgtcctacaaggacatcaatccgtgttggagtatttgcagctaggatatgtgactttgtcactttctttgtatcaatgaatgcatctggtaattgatttgcaagattttgcaaatgaatgatcctttgaacttctagttcacattgatttgtatgaggatcaagatgggttatagtagatgtcttccaactaatttctcttcgttcttcaggaatcgacttttctccCCCTAATGACAGGAAAActctctcattaaaatgacaattcGTAAAGCGGACTGTAAAAACATCGcctgtcaaaggttcaagatatcttatgatagatggagaatcaaaacctacataaatcctaagtcttcgttggggacccattttagtgcattgtgtaggtgcaattggtacatatactacataaccaaagattcgtaagtgagaaatatttggttgttttccaagcacaagttgtgaaagggagtattcatggtaagttgtaggtcgaatacggactaaagctgcagcatgcataatagcatgtccccaggcggaagtaggtaatttggttttcattagtaatggtcgagctattaattggagacatttgatgaaggattctgctaaaccactttgggtatgagtatgagcaacaggatgctcaatatttatccctactgacatgctatagtcaatgaatgtttgagaagtaaattcgccagcattatcaagacATATTGTCTTAATTAgataatctggaaattgtgctcgtaatctgattatttgtgcaaggaaTCTAGCAAAGGCAACATTACGTATAGAaatgagacaaacatgtgaccacctagtagaagcatctattaagatcataaaataatggaatggtccacatggtggatggataggcccacatatgtccccatgtattctttctaaaaagactgGTGACTtagatatgactttagtaaaagatggtctgattatcaatttaccttgtgagcaaGCAGCACATGAGTATCCATTGGGCAACAGAATCTTCtagttctttagtggatgcccatgtgagtaTTCGATTATTCGATacatcattgaagaccctgggtgacctagcctatcatgccaaaggacaaaaacttttgggtcgttgaacttctggttcacgacaatttatgattcaataggctttatagttgtatgatacaacccaaAGGAGAAAGCtgagagtttttccattataagcttctggccagatataatggaagtaatgtaaaaatattctacattttcttcattcatagtttcaatatgatatctatttctgcggatatctttaaaaatgagcaaatttcttctggatttgctagaatataaagcgtcatttatatggaatctagttctATTTGGCAatgttatgtttgctcttctaaagccttcaactaagtttgtagtaccagatatagtacttacattagcttttattaaggTCAATTcgaaaaaatatcttttatctcgaagaattgtgtgcgtggttgcacagtctgcgagacatacatcattctcattcatcttgagaccaaataacacatgaattttagatataactaaaaaaacaaggcataatgtaaataacaaaagaaaattaaatgtaaatataagacataataatatattatttcatatataaagtaacatcaatcaatgttaattttctcatcatttatcaaatggtctgttttttcattaggacctccaaagaaatcaatgtcatagtaggttaggtccaatccatcaccatcggtaaagttcatctctatctcttttccttttgcttttattgatgcttggtaaaggtcgaccaaatgtttgggcgtacgacaggtacgtgaccaatgccccttcataccacatctataacaattattcttatagttcttaggaggtttatttAGTAAACGCTtcctattttcttgttttgcctcAGTATTGTTCCATTTtgtattgttccacttctggtggtgcaatgaggcttccattttctgagaattattattataagaaccatggtatcggggatttcttccacgaccacaaccacgtccacgagtttgggacgatattgcattTACTTCAGGGAATGATTCAAATCTAGTTGGATGGGACTAgtgatttttcatcaaaaactttttttttttgaaaaaccttTATGGAGATGATGACGAAGGAAAATCAGTGTTTTTATGCGATCCtacagggatgcttgatttccttctttaatCATAGCTCCATGATTATTGTATCAAGATGTATTTCAACATCAATGATCCAAGATAGAGAGTTCTTTCTCGAAATGTCCAGTGCCACAAATTTGAGTTTTGTGAgattcgacattgtcaaataatttcaaatatatgacaaaacaatattattagaatcaattataataacttgatagcattggtataacttttattataaacaaaatcaaataatttgtttataacttttaaaaatatgtaacaaaacaaatcaacaataatataaatatgtaaaattttattctatataaataacttcaagtttaataTACGAGAATTATCTTTAGAGCaattcgtgctgataacgtgttgtaaaataaggacaaatacaatgcaaatcaaagtagtagagatgaaatatatcttattttgatatataatagggaagaagaaatcagataagagagttgagagaatgaaagaaagaaggaGAGAGAATGAAAGGAAgagaatttcttttttttttcgggATGTATATTACAGGAGATGGGAagcccttttataggctttccaaatggcttccattaatatcctcattaatgaatattaatgaaactcataaataacattaatgattTCCATTAATAAGTATTaatgaaactcataaataacattaatggtttccattaatAAGTATTAAtgaaagtcataaataatacttaattaacattaatgTGGTGACATTCATAAATTCAATTATAACAATATTAGAGTGTTTTCAAGTGTTTTTAATAACTtgtttagaatattttttaaaacaaatgtaAATATGAATtacattctaaaaaaaatcataagagaaaaaaaaaaacagttttatatttgattttttttttaaatagaatttcatTTCTGAAACAATTGAGAATATGTTTAAGAACCCAAAActatattttgaaaactattttggaGGATGTTTTCCAAGTAGATCGTAAATGGGTGAGGGTCCTAAGTCATGGATATTTTCAAAGACTATTTTCTGAAAATCATTTTCGAAAATATTATCAAAGAAACCGAACCCACCGGCtcttttgatttcaaatttatgtAAACACCAGAtatgaatgaaatgaaagagAATCACTCGTATTGATTTCACCATATGGAAATCAAGTAAACATGCACAAAATCCAAGCCTCCACTGAGAAGATGAATTATAGTGAAGAAATAAGCCTCCTATGCCAGCATTCACACTATTCACAGATGGAAAGTTATCTCCAAGAAAATACGTTTCCCACCCACCTGATGATCACAGAATCAAGTATACCTGCTATTTTGTAATGCCATAGTTGAAGTCACCATCTTCCCAACATTCTGCAATTATTCTTTCTACTCCTCAGCTGCTTATGAGCTGAGATCTGGGAACAGGAAAAACAGGAAGAACCCTTCCCGTTAATACATTTTTCCAGTTAACAAGTCTAGTGATATATACAATCCATTTTTCATGTAAAGTCTGGCAAACAACAAGTGAGCAACAAAATCCCTGCAATACAACCTGGGCTGTCCTCCAAAAAATTGTCCAGCTAGGAGAATcccagtgaaaaaaaaaaaaaaaaactcaacacTGAAACAGGCAACCCATGTTCAAGTAATCTCCGATTAGTCTCAACTCAGTTTCTCTGGTTTTGCTAACAAAGCACAATGGGGGCATCACCAGCTGGGCTGCCGCAGTTTCCACCCAAACACTCATGGGGAACCCAAGCCACAAGGCACCACCCAGAAGCGTCCCAGAAGACACATGAATTAAACCATACAACATAGACCCAACAACAGGACAACAAAGCAGACCATAAAACCTAAACTGAATTTGCTTTAGTCACAAGTCTATCTATTACCTAGGAGATATTAACTAACCACTAAATTGAGTTTCTGATGGATGGAATGTTGTTATCAATATGCTTTTATACTTTTATACTGTCATCATGTTGAACTGAAACCTGGACAGCTGCTGTGGGATTGTTGAAATAACCGGCCCGTACCTCTGCAACCAGGTAACAAACCATGTTAAACCCTGAGGGACacacaaggatgaaaatatccaTGATGTTTCTGATGTTTCCATACAAATATCCATAATTTAGAGGTACTGATGTTGAAAAATAGGGTATGGTTTCACCGATGTTTGATTATCAATTCCCATAAATGTCATATAGACtttcaaatataacaaaaaatgaaatctaaacaattttttattcctgATACAATGTGGAAAGGAATCAAAATACTTGTATCTGAATATATAAACTCTATTCTATGATACTGATattagttaatatttttttgttgtctaatattattatatcatactcgtgttattttctttaagaatctagtttaatatgtatattattaccTGTTTTATCATTTGCTAAAGTTTCATTCAAAATTTccacatttttttctcaatttttgtgaattttatttttttttttacaaaaacttttcacttatattaatatttccataaaatcaaaatatcaatatttgttCCATCAAAACTGATATTTTCATTGGTGGCAACACATGTTCAAAGCTAACACATCTGATCAGTTTATCCTTCATGGCATTTTAAAACCAATTATGCGTTATTCTTTTTAGCCCTTTGAAGAACATGTCTTGGTCAAATTCTTAAAGCTACAGCCAGCATTTGAAGTTCCAACCCAGGGAGACAGGTCTAGTTCTGACACAAAATGAAGGAACAAAATGTTCAATATCTCCATACCTGAACATTATCATATAGCTCAAACAGGGGAACAGCTAGCAGTTTCAAATTTTTCGGTACAGCAAAATACTCTCGTTCAGATAAATGGACAATGAAAAGCTTCTTACACTCCTGGATCATAAAAGCATTTTCAGTTCAGGAAAGTTCAGAAGAACTTGCCGCAAAAACTATAGCCATGTCATTTTAAAGAGGAATTATACTCTACCTTGGGTTTCGTGATATGGGGAGGGCAGTATGGGTACATTATAGTCTCAAAATTTGGCCTCCACCAAATAGCCACACACTCTCCAATCTGCAACAAAATCCAACTAGTAATTAGACATGAATTTCCACGGCAAAATGATATTGTAATACAAAGAGGGCCAGCAttatttttaaggaaataatAACATTCTTTATTGACAAAGACCAACGAAAAAGAAATTCAGAATGTCCCAGAAACAGCCAGAATGTGATCGGAAGGTAACAAACAAGGAATCGACTGGAAAAtgattggattatttttttgatCTTCAACACTTCCAGTTAACATTTCTTATTCCACATGTTCGTGCAGAGAGTAGGGGCTAGCCCTACCTCTGATATGagcattcaaatattaaaagttcTGATGGAACAAACCTGCCAATCAGGTTGAAGTGCAAGCGAATTAGCAGCTAGTTTGCTTGACAGTTTccttttcaaaccttcaatttctgcaaaaattttgaggaaaaaataaGACATACACA contains:
- the LOC100261950 gene encoding pre-mRNA cleavage factor Im 25 kDa subunit 2 — its product is MVTSPVVNTYPLSSYTFGTKEPKMEKDTSVADRLARMKVNYMKEGMRTSVEAILLVQEHNHPHILLLQIGNTFCKLPGGRLKPGENEIEGLKRKLSSKLAANSLALQPDWQIGECVAIWWRPNFETIMYPYCPPHITKPKECKKLFIVHLSEREYFAVPKNLKLLAVPLFELYDNVQRYGPVISTIPQQLSRFQFNMMTV